The proteins below come from a single Chryseobacterium bernardetii genomic window:
- the priA gene encoding replication restart helicase PriA, whose product MQYAQIVLPLNLKGSFTYKVPEELMSEIQPGMRVLVPFGGKKIYTGIVFELHDNTPDNFVAKEIISILDEKPILPDEQIRFWNWLSDYYLCNLGEIYRLAFPSSLKLESETYLKLKPDVVVDFENLDVNEMYLIQALEVRQLVNLTDIEAFIPKKEIIKTINSLIDLQYIEIDEKIAEKYKAKEVAYVKINDEVLSNQNLTEILLKLNKAPKQKDLFLLILEKQTEKPDLYIKKSELFEDGYFGSSHFKALAEKGLVEEYYMQKDRLESYEGEIEEIEELSEEQKIAKSEIDEAFEKGKNVLLHGVTSSGKTHIYLEKIEECIQEGKNVLFLLPEISLTKQITQRLEKKYGRQLGFYHQKLTDFERVEVWRRIKQNDIRILIGTRNALFLPYQNLGLLVVDEEHDSAYKPREVSPYFNAKDAALVLGGLYNAGVILGSATPSVESYYRARKDKMKYIFLNERFGNVDLPEYELINFKEAQESKNVSGNFSTRLIDAIRHTIDEKNQVIVLHNRRGYANVVECETCGYVNYCSNCDVVMTYHKAANEMKCHYCGQRASKPRTCPKCNSENLNERGVGVEQIHEEVSKLFPENEVDRMDVDSMRKKFAYEKLYEKIEEGETDIVVGTQMISKGLDFDHIELVAIPKADSLLYVQDFRAEERAYQLITQVSGRAGRVSGKGKILIQTYNPDHSVFQLIKMNNPAKIYKYILTERQKFHYPPFTKLIMIELKHRREDKADRASQFLGSILRKYLPEECVLGPEKAQIARLNNLYQFQILLKLPRGKNYEKFKNMVLISLKEFDEITAYQSIKKDVFVDF is encoded by the coding sequence TTGCAATACGCTCAAATTGTTTTACCACTGAATTTAAAAGGATCTTTTACATATAAGGTTCCGGAAGAACTGATGTCTGAAATTCAGCCCGGAATGCGGGTTTTGGTACCATTTGGCGGGAAAAAGATCTATACAGGAATTGTTTTTGAACTTCATGATAATACTCCGGATAACTTTGTAGCAAAGGAGATTATTAGTATTTTGGATGAAAAACCAATACTTCCTGACGAGCAGATTCGTTTCTGGAACTGGCTTTCCGATTATTACCTGTGTAATCTCGGAGAAATTTACAGGCTTGCTTTTCCATCTTCCTTAAAGTTGGAAAGTGAAACCTATTTAAAACTGAAGCCTGATGTAGTTGTTGACTTTGAGAATCTTGATGTTAACGAAATGTACCTGATCCAGGCATTGGAAGTAAGGCAGCTTGTCAATCTTACAGACATTGAAGCTTTTATTCCGAAGAAAGAGATTATTAAAACCATCAATTCACTCATCGATCTGCAATATATTGAGATAGATGAGAAAATTGCGGAAAAATATAAAGCTAAGGAAGTTGCCTATGTAAAAATTAATGATGAGGTTTTAAGCAATCAGAATCTTACAGAAATTCTTTTAAAATTAAATAAAGCTCCTAAGCAAAAAGATCTGTTCCTCCTTATTCTGGAAAAGCAGACAGAAAAGCCTGATCTTTATATCAAAAAATCTGAACTGTTTGAAGACGGTTATTTTGGAAGTTCCCATTTCAAGGCATTGGCAGAAAAAGGTCTTGTTGAGGAATATTATATGCAGAAAGACAGACTTGAAAGTTATGAAGGCGAAATTGAGGAGATCGAAGAACTTTCCGAAGAACAGAAAATTGCAAAGTCTGAGATCGATGAAGCTTTTGAAAAAGGAAAAAACGTTCTGCTTCACGGGGTAACATCATCCGGAAAGACCCATATTTATCTGGAAAAAATTGAGGAATGCATCCAGGAAGGAAAGAATGTCCTGTTTCTGCTTCCTGAAATTTCATTAACCAAACAGATTACCCAAAGGCTGGAAAAAAAATATGGCAGGCAATTAGGCTTTTATCATCAGAAACTGACTGATTTTGAAAGAGTAGAAGTTTGGCGGAGAATTAAGCAGAATGATATCCGTATTCTTATAGGAACCAGAAATGCACTGTTTTTACCCTATCAGAACCTGGGGCTGCTGGTAGTGGATGAAGAACATGATTCTGCATATAAACCAAGAGAAGTCTCCCCTTATTTTAATGCGAAAGATGCCGCTCTGGTTTTAGGTGGTTTATATAATGCAGGAGTGATTCTGGGATCTGCAACACCTTCTGTTGAAAGCTATTACAGGGCCAGAAAAGATAAGATGAAATACATTTTCCTGAATGAAAGGTTCGGGAATGTGGATCTGCCTGAATATGAGTTGATTAATTTTAAAGAAGCTCAGGAGTCTAAAAATGTATCCGGAAATTTTTCTACTAGGCTTATTGATGCTATCAGGCATACGATTGACGAAAAGAACCAGGTTATCGTTCTTCATAACAGGCGCGGGTATGCCAATGTAGTTGAGTGTGAAACCTGCGGTTATGTGAATTACTGTTCTAATTGTGATGTGGTAATGACCTACCATAAGGCAGCCAATGAAATGAAATGCCACTACTGCGGGCAAAGAGCTTCAAAGCCCAGAACCTGCCCGAAATGTAATTCTGAAAACCTTAACGAAAGGGGAGTAGGAGTAGAGCAGATTCACGAGGAGGTCTCCAAACTGTTTCCTGAAAATGAGGTAGACAGAATGGATGTAGACTCTATGCGTAAGAAATTTGCCTACGAAAAACTGTATGAGAAGATTGAAGAGGGCGAAACCGATATTGTAGTAGGAACACAGATGATTTCCAAAGGCCTTGATTTTGACCATATAGAATTGGTTGCTATTCCCAAAGCCGATTCCTTATTATATGTACAGGATTTCAGAGCTGAAGAACGTGCTTACCAGTTGATTACACAGGTTTCCGGGAGAGCGGGAAGAGTTTCCGGAAAAGGGAAAATACTGATTCAGACTTATAATCCCGATCATTCCGTCTTTCAGCTGATTAAAATGAATAATCCTGCGAAGATCTATAAATATATCCTTACAGAGCGCCAGAAGTTCCATTATCCTCCGTTTACCAAGCTGATTATGATAGAGCTGAAACACAGGAGGGAAGATAAGGCAGATCGTGCCTCGCAGTTTCTGGGGTCTATCCTGAGGAAATACCTCCCTGAAGAATGCGTTCTGGGCCCGGAAAAAGCTCAGATTGCAAGGTTGAATAATTTATATCAGTTCCAGATTTTACTGAAATTACCCCGTGGTAAAAACTACGAAAAGTTTAAAAACATGGTTTTAATAAGTTTGAAAGAATTTGACGAAATTACTGCTTATCAAAGCATTAAAAAAGATGTTTTTGTGGATTTTTAA
- a CDS encoding copper homeostasis protein CutC, whose protein sequence is MSKIEIACFNPESAMIAFENGADRIELCAGLSEGGTTPDFEYTKDLRAKINIPIFVMIRPRGGDFTYSDAEFEQMKSDLTALKSLNIDGFVFGILDENDEVNMAQNKALVELASPLPCTFHRAFDRAKGLEESLEKVIECGFTTILTSGQKPNVSEGKENLKKLVALSNGRIEILVGGGLRSSNIEDIIEATKAGYFHSSAITDGGSFANPDEVVALKNK, encoded by the coding sequence ATGTCAAAAATAGAAATAGCATGCTTTAACCCGGAATCGGCAATGATTGCTTTTGAAAACGGAGCAGACAGAATAGAATTATGTGCCGGATTAAGCGAAGGAGGAACAACTCCCGATTTTGAATATACAAAAGATTTAAGAGCTAAGATAAACATCCCCATCTTTGTCATGATCCGTCCGAGAGGTGGCGATTTTACCTATTCAGATGCTGAATTTGAACAGATGAAATCAGATTTGACTGCCTTAAAATCATTGAATATTGATGGTTTTGTATTCGGTATTCTGGATGAAAATGATGAGGTGAATATGGCACAAAATAAAGCTTTGGTAGAGCTGGCTTCACCACTTCCATGTACTTTCCACCGTGCCTTCGACAGGGCGAAAGGATTGGAAGAATCTTTGGAAAAAGTAATTGAATGCGGCTTTACAACCATTCTTACTTCGGGGCAGAAACCTAATGTATCTGAGGGAAAAGAAAACCTGAAAAAATTAGTAGCTCTTTCCAATGGAAGAATTGAAATTCTTGTAGGAGGCGGTCTGCGCTCCTCAAATATTGAGGATATCATAGAAGCTACAAAAGCCGGTTACTTCCATTCTTCAGCCATTACAGATGGAGGCTCCTTTGCAAACCCTGATGAGGTGGTAGCTTTGAAGAACAAATAA
- a CDS encoding cupin-like domain-containing protein — protein MKPRIPVIIEDFVDSESPAFKKWNYEYFKEIAGDQKVDIYGSEMDSMDRVASQPIAQTTFSEYLDLISSTPTEHRLFLFNLLNIKPELKDDIIYNDVTNGKILKWLPFMFFGGEGSATRNHIDIDMSHVFITQFEGIKRIWLFPWEQSDLMYKLPYNFHSLANIKNPDYRQYPGLLYLNGYEALLHPGDTLYIPSGWWHYIQYETGGYSVSVRALPSSLLEKWRGFKNLVVTRNFDNIMRNIFKEKWFRYKVKAAKRRGTTAFRKQKSFLI, from the coding sequence ATGAAACCCCGGATACCTGTCATTATAGAAGACTTTGTAGATTCTGAAAGTCCGGCATTCAAAAAGTGGAACTATGAATATTTCAAAGAAATAGCAGGAGATCAAAAGGTAGATATATATGGAAGTGAAATGGATTCTATGGACAGAGTGGCCAGCCAGCCTATTGCTCAGACTACTTTTTCTGAATATCTTGATCTGATCAGCTCCACTCCTACTGAGCACCGGTTGTTCCTTTTTAATCTTCTGAACATAAAGCCTGAACTTAAAGATGATATTATTTATAATGATGTTACCAATGGTAAAATATTAAAATGGCTTCCATTTATGTTTTTTGGCGGTGAAGGTTCTGCTACCCGGAATCATATTGATATTGATATGTCCCATGTTTTCATTACACAATTTGAAGGAATTAAACGGATCTGGCTTTTCCCTTGGGAGCAATCTGACCTGATGTATAAATTACCTTATAATTTCCATAGTTTAGCCAATATAAAAAATCCGGATTACAGGCAATATCCCGGGCTACTTTACTTAAATGGTTATGAAGCCCTTCTTCATCCGGGTGATACACTATATATCCCATCGGGATGGTGGCATTATATACAGTACGAAACCGGTGGATATTCTGTATCTGTGAGAGCCTTACCTTCAAGTCTTCTTGAAAAATGGCGTGGTTTTAAGAACCTGGTCGTTACAAGGAACTTTGATAATATCATGCGAAATATCTTTAAAGAAAAATGGTTCAGATATAAGGTAAAAGCAGCTAAAAGAAGAGGTACAACAGCTTTCAGAAAACAAAAAAGCTTTCTGATCTGA
- a CDS encoding beta-mannosidase translates to MHKTLFFAFLLIQNVLFAQYSERSLSSENWQFKNSKDKNWLPAKVPGTVHLDLMANKLIPDPFKDENEKQVQWVENEDWDYQTSFEISFKEFDYDNIDLVFNGLDTFSEIYLNGRLLKKTDNMFRTWEIPVKEYLKQGTNLLQLKFKSAVNEGTKLAKKIPFTMPESPRSFVRKAQYQFGWDWGPRLVTAGIWKDVKLEFWRNAKVKNIQVQQKALSDAQAEVSFNMSIFAEEEGEYYTWFNLNRGMHKFHLNKGFNTIILPYKIKEPKKWQPNGRGNPALYTTKISLYKKGGRIIRDINVTYGLRDIELIQEKDEKGKSFYFKVNGNPLYIKGTNWIPADSFSPRITKEKYQKLIKAAKEANMNMIRIWGGGIYEDEEFYRACDENGILVWQDFMFAGSFYPADNEFLDNVKEEVKDQINRLQNHPSIALWCGNNEIDEAIVNWGYQKQFKYSKEDSLQVWKDYKKLFHEVIPNTMKQNLTPDRNLYWPSSPSIGWGHKESLTEGDSHYWGVWWGEQPFEIYNEKTGRFMSEYGFQGMPTLATTKSMFSGISDLDLQNPTIKAHEKHARGWEIINKYMERDYKIPKGFVKYNYVSQLLQARGMKIAIEAHRRAKPYNMGTLYWQLNDCWPVVSWSSIDYSGNWKAFHYQSKRSFEPVIVSVTENKKAYEIYLISDVLKEIKADVKFELIDFEGKLLWKSNVIRNLKADVSENILSINKTDWAKFDLSKAVLKISSGSEDAEFEKLFFPERPKDLKLLKPNITVKKISPTEIEVSTDVLAKDVYLIGDTHFSDNFFDLLPGTSKRITLSRTLDKVEVMSLFDTFQE, encoded by the coding sequence ATGCATAAAACTTTATTTTTTGCCTTCCTTCTCATTCAGAATGTTCTTTTTGCTCAATATTCGGAAAGAAGCCTCTCTTCTGAAAACTGGCAGTTCAAAAATTCAAAAGATAAAAACTGGTTGCCTGCCAAGGTCCCAGGGACGGTTCATCTTGACCTGATGGCTAACAAACTTATTCCGGATCCTTTCAAAGATGAAAATGAAAAACAGGTTCAATGGGTAGAAAATGAGGATTGGGATTATCAGACCAGTTTTGAAATTTCATTTAAAGAATTCGATTACGATAATATTGATCTTGTTTTTAATGGACTGGATACATTTTCAGAGATTTATCTTAATGGTAGATTACTGAAGAAAACAGATAATATGTTCAGAACATGGGAAATCCCTGTGAAAGAATATTTGAAGCAGGGGACCAATCTTTTACAGCTAAAATTTAAATCAGCGGTTAATGAAGGGACAAAACTCGCCAAAAAAATTCCGTTTACCATGCCTGAATCACCGCGAAGCTTTGTAAGAAAAGCACAGTATCAGTTTGGCTGGGATTGGGGTCCAAGACTGGTAACAGCAGGAATATGGAAAGACGTAAAGCTGGAGTTCTGGAGAAATGCAAAGGTTAAAAATATTCAGGTTCAACAAAAAGCTCTCTCTGATGCACAGGCTGAGGTATCATTCAATATGAGCATTTTTGCTGAGGAAGAAGGAGAATATTATACTTGGTTCAACTTAAACAGGGGAATGCACAAATTCCACCTCAATAAAGGATTTAATACCATTATACTTCCCTATAAAATTAAAGAGCCCAAGAAATGGCAGCCTAACGGAAGAGGAAACCCTGCTTTATATACAACAAAGATTTCCCTGTATAAAAAAGGGGGGCGGATTATTCGGGATATCAACGTAACGTATGGGTTAAGAGATATTGAACTTATTCAGGAGAAAGATGAAAAAGGAAAATCATTCTACTTTAAAGTTAATGGAAATCCTTTATACATTAAAGGAACTAACTGGATTCCCGCAGACAGTTTTTCTCCAAGAATTACCAAAGAAAAATATCAGAAACTGATTAAAGCTGCCAAAGAAGCTAATATGAATATGATCCGTATCTGGGGTGGCGGTATCTATGAAGATGAAGAATTCTATAGAGCCTGTGACGAAAACGGAATTTTAGTTTGGCAGGATTTTATGTTCGCCGGAAGTTTTTATCCTGCAGATAATGAGTTTCTGGATAATGTGAAGGAAGAAGTAAAAGACCAGATCAACAGGCTTCAAAATCACCCTTCCATTGCATTATGGTGCGGGAATAATGAAATTGATGAAGCTATTGTCAATTGGGGATATCAGAAGCAATTTAAATATTCAAAAGAAGATTCATTACAGGTTTGGAAAGATTATAAGAAGCTTTTTCATGAAGTTATACCCAATACGATGAAGCAAAACCTTACTCCGGACAGAAATCTGTATTGGCCAAGCTCTCCGTCAATAGGGTGGGGCCATAAAGAAAGCCTTACAGAAGGAGATTCTCATTACTGGGGTGTTTGGTGGGGTGAGCAGCCTTTTGAAATCTATAATGAAAAAACAGGCCGTTTTATGTCTGAATATGGATTCCAGGGAATGCCAACATTAGCAACAACAAAATCAATGTTCTCCGGAATTTCCGATCTGGATTTACAGAATCCAACCATTAAAGCTCATGAAAAACATGCAAGAGGCTGGGAAATCATCAATAAATATATGGAACGGGACTATAAAATCCCAAAAGGTTTTGTGAAATACAATTATGTTTCCCAATTGTTGCAGGCAAGAGGAATGAAGATCGCGATAGAAGCTCATCGTCGTGCCAAACCTTATAATATGGGAACATTGTATTGGCAGCTTAATGACTGCTGGCCGGTGGTTTCATGGTCGTCCATTGATTATTCAGGAAACTGGAAAGCATTTCACTATCAGTCAAAAAGAAGCTTTGAGCCAGTAATAGTTTCAGTTACAGAAAACAAAAAGGCTTATGAAATCTATCTGATTAGCGATGTATTGAAGGAAATAAAAGCGGATGTTAAATTTGAGCTTATTGATTTTGAAGGAAAACTTTTATGGAAATCCAATGTTATCAGGAACCTGAAGGCTGATGTAAGTGAAAATATTCTTAGCATCAACAAAACCGACTGGGCAAAATTTGATTTATCTAAAGCTGTTTTAAAAATAAGTTCAGGCAGTGAGGATGCAGAATTTGAAAAGCTTTTCTTTCCGGAAAGACCTAAAGATTTAAAGCTTTTAAAACCCAATATCACCGTTAAAAAAATATCACCGACAGAAATTGAGGTCTCAACAGATGTTTTGGCAAAAGACGTATATCTTATTGGAGATACCCATTTCAGTGATAACTTTTTTGATCTGTTACCAGGAACTTCAAAAAGAATTACTCTTTCCAGAACTTTGGATAAAGTTGAGGTAATGAGTTTGTTTGATACTTTTCAAGAATAA
- the dacB gene encoding D-alanyl-D-alanine carboxypeptidase/D-alanyl-D-alanine endopeptidase encodes MVNFRKYISSAAVLASGLFLAQSTVSTVLYSQNYDNQKNSLNLPSPVSSMVEKSVLSAKELVDINVNTMMADPVLKNANWGFVVYDPKTKKVISSYNENSPLVPASTTKLLTTETALNLLGENYRWITQLEYAGTVDENGTLNGNLYVVGSGDPSLGTNKAGAGSYRDIISDFIGGLSREGIRKVNGDIIIQTALFKGNIAMLPENVVWLENNNYYLPAGTTRAINPANEKLIVKKSGFSTEKKFFYVSPYAHQMVYAEKYDGDGVLTTKLPDAPAYLANSFRTTLVKSGIPVTGKVVSKMTDPAPENRKMISAYKSPTLADIVYYTNQHSDNSLAEALLRTVGFQKLGDQTSESGRIVVTEHLKNAGFDMMGLTYMDGSGLSRSNNVTPISQVKFLTSLMDEKYYRSYLTSLPVGGQSGTLKRMFLGTGNGQVFAKTGTLNKVKTLAGYLKTNSGKTLVFSLMVNNYSGSVDMVKKRMEKILEPALDL; translated from the coding sequence ATGGTAAATTTCAGAAAATATATTTCAAGTGCAGCGGTGTTGGCTTCCGGTCTTTTCCTGGCTCAGTCTACCGTTTCTACTGTTCTTTACTCTCAGAATTACGACAATCAGAAAAACAGCTTAAACCTTCCGTCGCCCGTAAGTTCGATGGTGGAGAAAAGCGTTTTGTCGGCTAAAGAACTTGTAGACATTAATGTAAACACAATGATGGCGGATCCTGTGCTGAAAAATGCAAACTGGGGATTCGTAGTGTATGATCCGAAAACGAAAAAAGTAATTTCTTCGTATAATGAAAATTCTCCGTTGGTCCCGGCTTCTACTACGAAATTGCTGACCACGGAAACAGCATTAAACCTTTTAGGGGAGAACTACCGCTGGATTACGCAGCTGGAATATGCAGGAACGGTAGATGAAAACGGAACGTTAAACGGAAACCTTTATGTAGTGGGAAGTGGAGATCCATCGTTAGGAACAAACAAAGCAGGAGCGGGATCTTACAGAGACATTATTTCAGATTTCATAGGTGGGCTTTCTCGTGAGGGGATCAGAAAGGTAAATGGTGATATTATCATTCAGACAGCGCTTTTCAAAGGCAATATTGCAATGCTTCCGGAAAATGTTGTATGGCTGGAAAACAATAATTACTATCTGCCTGCAGGAACTACACGAGCGATTAATCCGGCTAATGAGAAGCTGATCGTAAAGAAATCCGGTTTCTCTACAGAAAAGAAATTTTTCTATGTTTCTCCTTATGCTCATCAGATGGTATATGCAGAAAAGTATGATGGAGATGGTGTTTTAACAACAAAACTTCCTGATGCACCAGCTTATCTGGCCAATTCTTTCAGAACTACCCTGGTGAAAAGCGGAATTCCTGTTACCGGAAAAGTTGTCTCAAAAATGACCGATCCTGCTCCGGAGAACAGAAAAATGATTTCTGCTTACAAATCGCCGACCCTGGCTGATATTGTATACTATACCAATCAGCACAGTGATAACTCTTTGGCAGAAGCTTTATTAAGAACAGTAGGATTCCAGAAATTGGGAGACCAGACTTCAGAATCAGGAAGAATTGTAGTGACGGAGCACTTGAAGAATGCCGGTTTTGATATGATGGGGCTTACTTACATGGATGGAAGCGGACTTTCAAGAAGCAATAACGTAACCCCAATTTCTCAGGTGAAATTTTTAACTTCCTTAATGGATGAAAAATATTACAGATCTTATTTAACGTCTCTACCTGTTGGCGGACAGTCCGGAACTTTGAAAAGAATGTTCCTTGGTACCGGAAACGGTCAGGTTTTTGCAAAAACAGGAACTTTAAATAAAGTAAAAACCCTTGCAGGTTATCTGAAAACAAATTCCGGTAAAACCTTAGTCTTCTCTCTGATGGTGAATAACTATTCAGGATCAGTAGATATGGTGAAGAAAAGAATGGAAAAGATTCTTGAACCGGCATTGGACCTGTAA
- a CDS encoding M1 family aminopeptidase → MRKFYLLVLGIFIVQQFYGQNGNHNVEMKEWAEKEMKSFTQKMGAGNINPNTLNYDLQYQRMDLNINPAVYFVSGSVTSHFKPNQDMGSIYFDLTNLLTVSQVQYHGGNLPFQQLSTQEIKIDFPASLPANVLDSLTIHYSGAPAGNTVMVGTQGPNIPIFSTLSEPYGAQDWFPTKQSLNDKIERFDFKITTPSQYSVAANGKLMSEIISPTTGQKLTFWRTMYPTAAYLIALSITNFAKMNSTIGNPPFPFVNYIYPATAGDAEKIANIQWTGQIMDVFETYFGPYPFRNEKYGHMEYINGGGMEHQTMSSMIGWPKYLIAHELAHQWFGDKVTCAKWNDIWLNEGFANFGEHVANEKLIMSNDEFMNYLVGQINYITSSAGGAVYVPDAQLSNINRIFDSRLTYAKGGYVLRMLKWILGDDVFYQALKDYHQRPALAYNYVNTADFKASLLQSTGKDFTEFFNDWIYGEGYPTYAIKWMQVGNQITFKVSQTQSSATVSFFEMPLPVKVTGTGGQTAYLVLNNNSNNQYFTENIPFTVANVQFNYEYQIVEKNSTVVQDNTLSVSSVEKENFGLYPNPAKNELYLRGLDKETEYSIHALDGKLIRRSTCKPGRAIQIGELVPGAYMMTVKERHIKFIKH, encoded by the coding sequence ATGAGAAAATTCTATCTTCTGGTGCTGGGCATTTTTATTGTTCAGCAGTTTTACGGACAAAATGGAAACCATAATGTTGAGATGAAAGAATGGGCAGAAAAGGAAATGAAATCTTTTACTCAAAAAATGGGTGCGGGAAATATAAACCCCAATACCCTGAATTATGACCTGCAGTATCAGAGAATGGACCTGAATATTAACCCTGCTGTTTATTTTGTTTCCGGATCTGTGACTTCACATTTCAAACCTAACCAGGATATGGGAAGTATTTACTTTGATCTAACCAATCTTCTGACGGTTTCCCAGGTGCAATACCATGGCGGCAACCTTCCATTTCAGCAGCTCTCTACCCAGGAGATTAAAATAGATTTTCCGGCTTCCCTGCCAGCTAATGTTTTAGATTCTTTGACAATTCATTATTCCGGTGCTCCGGCAGGTAATACTGTAATGGTGGGAACTCAGGGGCCTAATATACCCATTTTTTCTACTTTAAGTGAGCCTTATGGTGCACAGGACTGGTTTCCTACCAAGCAAAGCCTTAATGATAAAATAGAAAGATTTGATTTTAAAATCACTACTCCTTCTCAATACAGCGTAGCGGCCAATGGAAAGCTGATGTCTGAAATTATTTCGCCAACTACAGGGCAGAAGCTTACTTTTTGGAGAACAATGTATCCTACAGCTGCATATCTTATTGCTTTGTCTATTACGAATTTCGCCAAGATGAACAGTACCATCGGAAACCCTCCATTTCCATTTGTAAATTATATTTATCCGGCAACAGCAGGTGATGCCGAAAAAATAGCTAATATTCAATGGACCGGACAGATAATGGATGTTTTTGAAACATATTTCGGGCCTTATCCATTCCGTAACGAAAAATATGGGCATATGGAATACATTAATGGTGGTGGAATGGAGCATCAGACAATGTCATCAATGATTGGATGGCCTAAATATCTTATTGCCCATGAGCTTGCCCATCAATGGTTCGGAGATAAAGTAACCTGTGCAAAATGGAATGATATATGGCTGAATGAAGGTTTTGCCAATTTTGGCGAGCATGTGGCAAATGAAAAACTCATCATGTCCAATGATGAATTTATGAATTATCTGGTGGGGCAGATTAATTATATTACTAGCAGTGCTGGAGGAGCGGTTTATGTTCCGGATGCACAACTTAGCAACATAAACAGGATTTTTGACAGCAGGTTAACGTATGCCAAAGGAGGTTATGTCTTAAGAATGTTAAAATGGATCTTAGGTGATGATGTTTTTTATCAGGCCCTGAAAGATTATCATCAGCGGCCGGCACTGGCATACAATTATGTGAATACAGCAGATTTTAAGGCTTCTTTACTTCAATCTACAGGAAAGGATTTTACAGAGTTTTTTAACGACTGGATCTATGGGGAAGGGTATCCCACCTATGCAATAAAATGGATGCAAGTTGGGAACCAGATTACATTTAAAGTTTCCCAGACACAAAGCAGCGCTACCGTAAGCTTTTTCGAGATGCCTCTTCCTGTAAAAGTAACCGGTACAGGCGGACAGACTGCTTATTTAGTCCTGAATAATAATTCCAATAACCAATATTTTACTGAAAATATACCGTTTACTGTAGCGAATGTTCAGTTTAATTATGAATATCAGATTGTTGAAAAAAATTCAACGGTTGTTCAGGATAATACTTTAAGTGTATCTTCCGTAGAAAAGGAAAATTTTGGCTTATATCCTAATCCTGCCAAAAATGAACTTTATCTCAGAGGTTTAGATAAAGAAACAGAATATTCTATTCATGCGTTGGATGGTAAGCTGATCAGAAGATCAACATGCAAGCCTGGCCGGGCAATACAGATTGGGGAACTTGTTCCGGGAGCCTATATGATGACCGTGAAAGAAAGGCATATTAAATTTATTAAACATTAA
- a CDS encoding AEC family transporter: protein MVNFVLIAVCIIAGMVFKATKSIHPDAHKGINTWILYLALPAVSFKYLPKVQWTTEMLFPIAATFLISVFCFFYVMFYSKSRGYSRRSRSTLELASGYSNTSFIGFPLISAFYGEGLLSIAIICDQTMFFALSTLGIIAAVKGGSKSGKVSAAFIFKRLITFPPLIGCISALVISQFIDLTFAEPLFDKLAATVSPLALFSVGLQLKFNGWKKLIPQMSASMLYKLILAPAIVLVMALLLGIKGDVAKITVFEAAMPTLVTSSIIAEQFRLNTKLTNLIIGVSIIVGFLTSAMWYEVTQLLF from the coding sequence ATGGTAAATTTTGTTCTGATTGCAGTATGTATTATTGCAGGAATGGTATTCAAAGCAACAAAATCTATCCACCCGGATGCCCATAAGGGGATCAATACCTGGATTCTTTATCTTGCTCTGCCGGCAGTTTCATTCAAATATCTGCCTAAAGTACAATGGACAACGGAAATGCTTTTTCCGATTGCCGCTACTTTTCTAATCTCTGTATTCTGCTTCTTTTATGTCATGTTTTACAGTAAAAGCCGGGGATATTCAAGGCGTTCAAGAAGTACTCTCGAATTGGCAAGCGGTTACAGTAATACATCTTTCATTGGTTTTCCCCTCATTAGTGCTTTCTACGGTGAAGGTCTTCTGAGTATTGCAATTATATGTGACCAGACCATGTTTTTTGCTCTTTCAACATTAGGAATTATTGCTGCTGTGAAAGGAGGCAGCAAATCAGGAAAAGTAAGTGCTGCATTTATTTTTAAGCGCCTAATTACATTTCCTCCATTAATAGGGTGTATTTCTGCATTAGTAATATCTCAATTTATCGATTTGACCTTTGCAGAGCCTCTTTTTGATAAATTAGCTGCTACGGTAAGTCCATTGGCTTTATTTTCTGTCGGGCTACAGCTGAAGTTTAACGGCTGGAAAAAACTGATTCCTCAGATGTCTGCTTCCATGCTGTATAAACTGATCCTGGCGCCGGCAATTGTATTGGTAATGGCTTTGTTGTTGGGAATAAAAGGAGATGTAGCTAAAATTACAGTTTTTGAAGCGGCCATGCCAACATTAGTGACTTCAAGTATTATTGCAGAACAATTCAGACTGAATACAAAACTTACTAACCTGATTATTGGAGTTAGCATTATTGTAGGATTTTTAACCTCTGCCATGTGGTACGAGGTTACCCAGCTTCTTTTTTGA